The following proteins come from a genomic window of Nicotiana tomentosiformis chromosome 12, ASM39032v3, whole genome shotgun sequence:
- the LOC104106729 gene encoding RGG repeats nuclear RNA binding protein A isoform X2: MATLNPFDLLDDDAEDPSLDELKLAQAQASTVSSVPKKTVSVQAQAQPAKPAAKLPSKPVPPSQAVRDARSDSQRGGGRWGPRGGGRGRGPGRGRGFNQESADDENAFGSNNGFSGRYRVQEDGESGKLSERRGGYGGPRGGFHGGRRGGFNNGDAAEGEGERPRRVFDRRSGTGRGETEVPVNDGEKIVEAEKEAGQEEAEDTNKDSTAAEPEEKEPEEKEMTLEEYEKLMEEKRKALLALKPEERKVNLDKELESMQLLSNKKNDDEIFIKLGSEKEKRKEAVEKARKTQSINEFLKPAEGENYSRRGGRGRGPGRGRGGFGGGVGGNKSFSAPSIEDVGQFPSLVAK, translated from the exons ATGGCTACACTGAATCCATTTGACCTATTGGATGATGATGCTGAGGACCCAAGTTTGGATGAGTTGAAACTGGCTCAAGCTCAGGCTTCAACTGTTTCCTCTGTACCCAAGAAAACGGTCTCAGTTCAGGCCCAAGCCCAGCCCGCTAAGCCTGCTGCTAAGTTGCCTTCCAAACCAGTTCCACCTTCTCAGGCTG TGAGGGATGCAAGGAGTGACAGCCAGCGTGGAGGAGGCCGCTGGGGTCCACGTGGGGGAGGCCGTGGACGTGGGCCTGGGCGTGGACGCGGGTTTAACCAAGAATCTGCTGATGATGAGAATGCTTTTGGCAGCAACAATGGATTCTCTGGGCGGTACAGAGTTCAAGAAGATGGAGAGTCAGGAAAGCTCTCTGAAAGGAGAGGTGGATATGGTGGACCTCGTGGGGGGTTCCATGGAGGTCGTCGTGGTGGTTTCAATAATGGAGATGCTGCAGAAGGAGAAGGGGAACGCCCACGGAGAGTGTTTGATCGACGAAGTGGAACTGGCCGTGG AGAGACTGAAGTGCCTGTTAATGATGGCGAGAAGATTGTTGAGGCTGAGAAAGAAGCTGGACAGGAAGAAGCTGAAGACACCAATAAGGATTCTACTGCTGCTGAGCCAGAAGAGAAGGAACCTGAGGAGAAG GAGATGACCCTTGAAGAGTATGAGAAGCTAATGGAAGAGAAGAGGAAGGCGTTGCTGGCTCTAAAGCCTGAGGAAAGAAAGGTTAATTTGGACAAAGAACTTGAATCCATGCAACTTCTCTCAAACAAGAAGAATGATGATGAAATCTTCATTAAATTG GGTTccgagaaagaaaagagaaaagaggcCGTGGAAAAAGCCAGAAAG ACTCAAAGCATAAACGAGTTCCTGAAGCCTGCAGAAGGAGAAAATTACTCTCGCCGTGGTGGTCGTGGCAGGGGACCGGGCCGTGGAAGAGGTGGTTTTGGTGGTGGTGTTGGTGGAAACAAAAGCTTTTCAGCCCCATCAATTGAAGATGTTGGCCAGTTCCCGTCCTTGGTTGCCAAATAA
- the LOC104106729 gene encoding RGG repeats nuclear RNA binding protein A isoform X1 yields the protein MATLNPFDLLDDDAEDPSLDELKLAQAQASTVSSVPKKTVSVQAQAQPAKPAAKLPSKPVPPSQAVRDARSDSQRGGGRWGPRGGGRGRGPGRGRGFNQESADDENAFGSNNGFSGRYRVQEDGESGKLSERRGGYGGPRGGFHGGRRGGFNNGDAAEGEGERPRRVFDRRSGTGRGNEYIKREGSGRGNWGTPADDIAQETEVPVNDGEKIVEAEKEAGQEEAEDTNKDSTAAEPEEKEPEEKEMTLEEYEKLMEEKRKALLALKPEERKVNLDKELESMQLLSNKKNDDEIFIKLGSEKEKRKEAVEKARKTQSINEFLKPAEGENYSRRGGRGRGPGRGRGGFGGGVGGNKSFSAPSIEDVGQFPSLVAK from the exons ATGGCTACACTGAATCCATTTGACCTATTGGATGATGATGCTGAGGACCCAAGTTTGGATGAGTTGAAACTGGCTCAAGCTCAGGCTTCAACTGTTTCCTCTGTACCCAAGAAAACGGTCTCAGTTCAGGCCCAAGCCCAGCCCGCTAAGCCTGCTGCTAAGTTGCCTTCCAAACCAGTTCCACCTTCTCAGGCTG TGAGGGATGCAAGGAGTGACAGCCAGCGTGGAGGAGGCCGCTGGGGTCCACGTGGGGGAGGCCGTGGACGTGGGCCTGGGCGTGGACGCGGGTTTAACCAAGAATCTGCTGATGATGAGAATGCTTTTGGCAGCAACAATGGATTCTCTGGGCGGTACAGAGTTCAAGAAGATGGAGAGTCAGGAAAGCTCTCTGAAAGGAGAGGTGGATATGGTGGACCTCGTGGGGGGTTCCATGGAGGTCGTCGTGGTGGTTTCAATAATGGAGATGCTGCAGAAGGAGAAGGGGAACGCCCACGGAGAGTGTTTGATCGACGAAGTGGAACTGGCCGTGG GAATGAGTATATTAAGCGGGAGGGCTCTGGTCGTGGAAATTGGGGAACTCCCGCAGATGACATTGCACA AGAGACTGAAGTGCCTGTTAATGATGGCGAGAAGATTGTTGAGGCTGAGAAAGAAGCTGGACAGGAAGAAGCTGAAGACACCAATAAGGATTCTACTGCTGCTGAGCCAGAAGAGAAGGAACCTGAGGAGAAG GAGATGACCCTTGAAGAGTATGAGAAGCTAATGGAAGAGAAGAGGAAGGCGTTGCTGGCTCTAAAGCCTGAGGAAAGAAAGGTTAATTTGGACAAAGAACTTGAATCCATGCAACTTCTCTCAAACAAGAAGAATGATGATGAAATCTTCATTAAATTG GGTTccgagaaagaaaagagaaaagaggcCGTGGAAAAAGCCAGAAAG ACTCAAAGCATAAACGAGTTCCTGAAGCCTGCAGAAGGAGAAAATTACTCTCGCCGTGGTGGTCGTGGCAGGGGACCGGGCCGTGGAAGAGGTGGTTTTGGTGGTGGTGTTGGTGGAAACAAAAGCTTTTCAGCCCCATCAATTGAAGATGTTGGCCAGTTCCCGTCCTTGGTTGCCAAATAA